The Raphanus sativus cultivar WK10039 chromosome 2, ASM80110v3, whole genome shotgun sequence DNA segment tatctcaaatattattggtagaaatatgtaattaataacaacttacatatatttttatcactTTCTTAATTACATTATtctaaccaataatatttaagataaataaaattatttataaaatcagtgcaatttataattaattttcagtcgaaaataagtataatttgtattaaaattgtaaagtgatattttttgtgtaacgagaaaaaataatagaatGATTGATTATGAAACAGAAAAAGTACTAGTTTTACAATTTACAAAGAaagagaatattttattttgtcaacTAAAGAAAGAGAATATACTAATGTCCCTACTTTAATAAAAGCAGTAAagtaaaagaagagaaaaacagTTTGAAGACAAAATTCGAATGCTACATCGTACTGGTTTTAGGCATTAAGGAAGAAAACTAAAAACTTTATCCAGTCCGAACTAAAATGGCGGGAGCTGTAGGAGTACACGTCATCAGTACACAGCTTCCGGTTGCGTTTATCTCAGCCATGAAACAGAGAGGTTCTGCGATCAGATGCGCCGCCAACACACCGAATAAACGGTACAACATAGCGGTGCTTCCCGGCGATGGCGTCGGCAACGAAGTCATCCCCGTCGCCGTCGACGCTCTTCGTCTAGCTGGATCTCTCGAAGGTTCGTTCCGATCAATTAGGGTTGACTTTTTCGAATTTTGTAAAAAGACGAAAGATTCATGTATGTATACAGGGTTGGATTTGAGGTTCGAGGAGCTGCCTATAGGAGGTGTTGCTTTGGATCTCGTCGGAGTTCCCTTACCGGAGGAAACATTGACAAAGGCAAAGAACTCAGATGCTGTTCTTCTCGGAGCTGTTGGATGGCCGAAATGGGATAACAATCCGAAGCATTTGAAGCCTATAACGGCCTTGTTGCAGCTTCGTGCGGGTCTTGAAGTCTTTTCCAATTTAAGACCCATCACTGTCTTCCCTCAGGTATCTCTCACACTGTTCATCACTGCCTGTATGTAACTTGATATTATTATTTGGGACGTGTCTCATCAGCTGGTTGATTCGACGTTTCTGAGAAAAGACACAGCTGAAGGGGTTGACCTTATGATCATCCGGGAGCTTACCGGAGGTCAGTCACCAGCTTTCATGTAGTAGAAACAGAGATTTgcttcttgtttctcttttacAAAGGTTTTGTCTTTCTTTATTTGCTGAAAAATAGGTATTTACAATGCGCATCCTCGGGGGTTTACTACAAATGAACAAGGTGATGAAGTTGGCTTTTGCACCGAGTCATACTCTGCAACTGAGGTATCATCATGTTCTTgctactttaaaaaaaaaaaaacaaattgttgGAAGAAGTGATATGATGTCTTGGTTAAATGAGGAGCTGCTCAATATCATTCTGGTTCTGTTTAGGTTGATCGCATTGCTCGTGTTGCGTTTGATATTGCCAAGCAACGGCGTAGTAAACTTTGCTCTGTTGACAAGGCTACTGTCCTTGAGGTAAAACTCTTTATGTGTTTTGCATAAAACTTCTACTATCTGAAAGGATGGGACAGTGTTTTTATTGGGACCTTCTCTGAGGGCAGGGGTCAATGTTGTGGAGGAAAAGAGTCACATCAATGGCCTTAGAGTATCCCGAGGTTGAAGTGAGTCATCTGCTCATCGACACCGCTGCCATGGATCTTGTTCGGCACCCAAGACAGGTTTTCTTTTTAGCAAAGCCAGTCCAATTAGGAACAACCCTTTTTTACTGGAGTTATGTCTCGTGAGATATTCTGTCTAGACTACAATGAATCTTACAAAATGCGTTCAACATTGTGATGTGTTTAGTTCGATACCATTTTAACTGGAGTCATGTTTGGCGATATTCTC contains these protein-coding regions:
- the LOC108839831 gene encoding 3-isopropylmalate dehydrogenase, chloroplastic encodes the protein MAGAVGVHVISTQLPVAFISAMKQRGSAIRCAANTPNKRYNIAVLPGDGVGNEVIPVAVDALRLAGSLEGLDLRFEELPIGGVALDLVGVPLPEETLTKAKNSDAVLLGAVGWPKWDNNPKHLKPITALLQLRAGLEVFSNLRPITVFPQLVDSTFLRKDTAEGVDLMIIRELTGGIYNAHPRGFTTNEQGDEVGFCTESYSATEVDRIARVAFDIAKQRRSKLCSVDKATVLEGSMLWRKRVTSMALEYPEVEVSHLLIDTAAMDLVRHPRQFDTILTGVMFGDILSDLAAMIPGSVGLLPSAALGDSGPGIFEPVHGSAPKHYGKDTVNPLAAVLSAAMLFRYGLKEESAARRIEIAVSDVLDRGFRTRDIHTPGTALVGCKRMGEEILRSLDARVSTSNGSGV